The following are encoded together in the Planctomycetia bacterium genome:
- a CDS encoding RidA family protein: MKTVLTQEAPVPAGHYSQAIIHQGVVYIAGQLPIKPGQKEHVIGSIEEQTRQTLANLDAILRAAGSSRDKVLRVTVYVSDVKHWGQVNAIYAEFFGDHRPARTVVPVGTLHYGYDLELDAIAAADSTSGKP, encoded by the coding sequence ATGAAAACAGTTCTCACCCAGGAAGCGCCAGTACCCGCAGGGCATTACTCGCAGGCGATTATCCATCAGGGAGTTGTCTACATCGCTGGCCAACTTCCCATCAAGCCTGGACAAAAGGAACATGTCATAGGCAGCATCGAAGAACAAACCAGGCAAACCCTGGCGAATCTCGATGCCATCCTGCGAGCCGCTGGCAGCAGTCGCGATAAGGTGTTGCGTGTCACCGTTTATGTTTCTGATGTCAAACACTGGGGGCAGGTGAATGCCATCTATGCCGAGTTCTTTGGCGATCATCGCCCGGCACGAACGGTGGTGCCAGTCGGCACATTGCATTATGGCTACGACCTGGAACTCGATGCTATAGCAGCGGCAGATTCCACTAGCGGAAAACCGTGA
- a CDS encoding polysaccharide pyruvyl transferase family protein, with product MALTVHHYFPRNSSNVGDTLVAHAIQKALGKHLGMIQWVNLPVNERFEAGVPTGLRDSNLKRTNEEADMVVVGGSNLLEPRKPSKMVQPDKPGWGVATSVESLQQLQVPMLLIGMGTGSDWGQPIRQYTPQAKLEVQWLHEKAFACAVRDMPTQQQLAQIGIEAECTGCPVTFLTDRPVTAHKDAGPLLVSLPPARLLKSWSGKRFMASAMQYLHWLMKENVDFIVTLHERADLDFASQWVPAGIERFYTEDVDTLIARYEQSRGTIGFRLHAALLSLGLGKPIVPVNVDWRGRAFTHTFGLQDLALEPNKWGQFQQLKEHTQQLLQNDSRLIDRLAQQKQKFMQQFNSFLNHATMTYLQIQRKPTRLAG from the coding sequence ATGGCGCTTACGGTTCATCATTATTTTCCACGCAACAGCAGCAACGTCGGCGATACGCTGGTGGCCCATGCCATTCAAAAAGCGCTGGGCAAACACCTGGGAATGATTCAGTGGGTGAACCTGCCTGTCAACGAACGTTTTGAAGCAGGTGTGCCGACCGGATTGCGAGACAGCAACCTCAAGCGCACCAACGAAGAAGCTGACATGGTGGTTGTGGGTGGTTCCAACCTGCTCGAACCCCGCAAGCCTTCTAAAATGGTGCAACCCGATAAGCCTGGCTGGGGAGTTGCCACTTCGGTGGAATCCCTGCAGCAACTGCAGGTTCCCATGCTGCTCATCGGCATGGGTACTGGCAGCGACTGGGGACAGCCCATTCGCCAGTACACTCCGCAAGCCAAACTCGAAGTACAGTGGCTGCACGAAAAAGCCTTTGCCTGCGCTGTCCGCGATATGCCTACCCAGCAGCAATTGGCTCAGATCGGCATCGAAGCTGAATGCACCGGCTGCCCGGTAACTTTCCTGACTGATCGCCCGGTGACGGCACACAAAGACGCTGGACCTCTGCTTGTTTCGCTACCTCCAGCAAGATTGCTGAAATCATGGTCAGGCAAACGGTTCATGGCCAGTGCCATGCAGTACCTGCACTGGCTGATGAAAGAGAATGTCGATTTCATTGTCACACTGCACGAACGGGCAGACCTCGATTTTGCCTCACAATGGGTGCCTGCAGGCATCGAACGTTTTTACACCGAAGATGTCGATACACTTATCGCACGATATGAGCAATCGCGAGGTACCATTGGCTTCCGCCTGCACGCAGCACTGTTATCGCTGGGGTTAGGCAAACCCATTGTGCCGGTGAATGTCGATTGGCGAGGCCGGGCTTTTACCCATACGTTCGGCTTGCAGGACTTGGCACTTGAACCCAACAAATGGGGGCAGTTTCAACAACTGAAAGAACACACGCAACAGCTCTTGCAGAACGACTCCAGGCTGATTGATCGCCTGGCGCAACAGAAGCAAAAGTTCATGCAGCAGTTCAACTCATTCTTAAATCATGCCACGATGACATACCTGCAGATACAGAGAAAACCTACCCGATTAGCTGGCTAA
- a CDS encoding glycosyltransferase family 4 protein → MRICLFTNTAFPCMGGQEMVVDELARQFMQAGHEPVMLCPVPPTGYRASDSQYPYPVVRHPKYVSTKWLVEWYRLSLYWTVRKYRSDVVHCHNVYPNGYLAVLERLRGGPPVVITSHGGDVREDNPRYRNRGLRERHQFAVQHADALVSIGPFTDQGFRSLGARPEQLHSIPNGVHAGPYSQPVDRPAELPVQLQSQQYLLFLGRLMPRKGVDVLLRALALWRDRFSGSTIPMLAVGGDGLERPALEKLTAELKLQQNVIFLGTVKDARKLWLLQNARLLMMPTREWEAFPMVLLEGFAAGCPVVASDAPGLKELITPGKTGWVVPRENPEALAEKLHQLWQQPALTRGISSTVQAFAQQCDWPVIACRHLELFESVVKSSQSLRLAS, encoded by the coding sequence ATGCGCATCTGCCTCTTCACCAATACTGCATTCCCCTGCATGGGTGGTCAGGAAATGGTGGTGGATGAATTGGCACGTCAATTCATGCAGGCAGGGCATGAGCCTGTGATGCTTTGCCCGGTGCCGCCTACGGGTTATCGAGCCAGCGATTCACAATATCCGTATCCCGTCGTCAGACATCCCAAATATGTTTCCACCAAGTGGCTGGTTGAGTGGTATCGCCTGTCTCTGTACTGGACGGTTCGCAAGTACCGTAGTGATGTCGTGCACTGCCACAATGTCTATCCCAATGGCTACCTGGCCGTGCTGGAGCGGTTGCGAGGCGGGCCGCCTGTGGTTATTACCAGTCATGGCGGCGATGTCCGCGAAGACAATCCGCGCTACCGCAATCGTGGATTGAGAGAACGACATCAATTCGCGGTACAGCATGCTGATGCATTGGTGTCCATCGGCCCATTTACCGATCAGGGGTTCCGCTCACTGGGTGCCCGGCCTGAACAACTGCATTCGATACCCAATGGTGTACATGCAGGCCCTTACAGCCAGCCTGTGGATCGGCCTGCTGAGTTGCCTGTGCAGCTTCAGAGTCAGCAATATCTACTGTTCCTCGGTCGTCTGATGCCTCGCAAAGGGGTGGATGTGCTGCTGAGGGCACTGGCACTCTGGCGAGATCGGTTTTCTGGTTCAACCATACCCATGCTGGCTGTGGGTGGCGATGGGCTGGAAAGGCCTGCACTTGAAAAACTGACTGCGGAATTGAAGTTGCAGCAGAACGTGATTTTCCTGGGCACCGTGAAAGATGCCCGGAAACTCTGGTTGCTCCAGAATGCCCGGCTGCTGATGATGCCTACACGCGAATGGGAAGCCTTCCCTATGGTCTTGCTGGAAGGCTTTGCAGCAGGCTGCCCAGTGGTAGCCAGTGATGCACCGGGCTTAAAAGAATTGATAACACCGGGGAAGACCGGCTGGGTTGTGCCTCGCGAGAATCCCGAAGCCCTCGCTGAAAAGTTACATCAACTCTGGCAACAACCCGCGTTGACTCGTGGCATATCGAGTACGGTGCAGGCGTTTGCCCAACAATGCGATTGGCCTGTCATCGCATGTCGGCATCTGGAATTGTTCGAATCGGTAGTGAAAAGTTCGCAATCACTTCGATTAGCCAGCTAA
- a CDS encoding DUF2203 family protein, with the protein MSMPKGKKPARAAKNKKAAANLFLLSQADTMLPLVSHITEEIQARWQRLVELEKEQIDLERRKRDLNWPERSRRYSVNDEITAEQNKLRDSVLELEDLNVILVDPVVGEAAFPTQVQGRKAYFVWRVGADSVKWWCFANEPQRRVIPESWRKTTPVPGVEQAV; encoded by the coding sequence ATGAGCATGCCAAAAGGTAAGAAACCAGCTCGTGCTGCCAAGAACAAGAAGGCTGCTGCCAACTTGTTCCTTCTCAGCCAGGCTGATACGATGCTTCCACTCGTCTCCCATATCACCGAAGAAATCCAGGCTCGCTGGCAAAGGCTGGTGGAACTGGAAAAAGAACAGATTGACCTGGAACGACGCAAACGGGATTTGAACTGGCCTGAACGTTCACGTCGTTACTCTGTCAACGATGAAATTACCGCTGAGCAAAACAAGCTCCGCGATTCAGTGCTCGAACTGGAAGACCTGAACGTGATCCTGGTTGACCCGGTGGTAGGCGAAGCAGCTTTCCCCACCCAGGTGCAAGGCCGCAAAGCCTACTTCGTATGGCGCGTCGGTGCCGATTCGGTCAAGTGGTGGTGCTTCGCCAACGAACCGCAACGCCGAGTCATCCCCGAAAGCTGGCGCAAAACGACTCCGGTACCAGGCGTTGAACAGGCCGTGTAA
- the mutL gene encoding DNA mismatch repair endonuclease MutL, which translates to MASRIRQLDPTLVNQIAAGEVIERPGSALKEMLENAIDAGATQIDVEVAQGGIELIRVVDDGIGMVPEDLPLALSSHATSKVSTASDLEQICTLGFRGEALASIGSVAQVIVQSRTRELEQGAQLKVDGGNFSPIDAWNGRPGTRIEVRHLFYNLPARRKFLKTIPTEMGHISEAVIRLALGFPHVGISLKHNDRDVYDIPANSPLKERITRFFGEEIGDKLIEVSADQGPLKLSGYIAEPSVNRGNNRLQYFFVNGRCIRDRTLGHALQEGMHGLLMVGRYGIGFLYLEMPPDQVDVNVHPSKAEVRFRDNQVLHHLVRTAVRKALHGLPLHGSMSLPTATPSTAGNWQLKPPPAPAPTLFQETPRVARPTLPELSPPPRTSETAAPIISTTPAPIEAAEPAYDGPRALQFHNSYLVVLEGDGMLVIDQHALHERILYEQLKTRLQNNQLEIQKLLVPEPVELIPENYSLALAHQQALQQLGLEIQPFGGTTVLVSSYPAMLKRSQPAAMLRMVLEHLTATGDIPSVELLMDKLLCLMACHAAIKAGDRLTPAEMDALLAQRHLCADSHHCPHGRPTSLFFSKAELDKQFERI; encoded by the coding sequence ATGGCATCGCGTATTCGACAACTTGATCCCACGCTCGTCAACCAGATTGCTGCAGGCGAAGTGATTGAAAGGCCGGGCAGCGCGCTCAAGGAAATGCTCGAAAACGCCATCGATGCCGGGGCTACCCAGATTGATGTCGAAGTCGCCCAGGGGGGCATCGAACTGATCCGCGTAGTCGATGACGGCATCGGCATGGTGCCGGAAGATTTGCCTTTAGCCTTATCGAGTCATGCCACCAGCAAAGTCAGCACCGCGAGCGATCTGGAACAGATTTGCACGCTCGGCTTCCGGGGCGAAGCGCTCGCTTCCATAGGCAGCGTTGCCCAGGTCATCGTGCAAAGCCGCACCCGCGAACTGGAACAAGGCGCTCAACTCAAAGTCGATGGCGGAAATTTCTCGCCCATTGATGCCTGGAATGGCAGGCCGGGCACTCGCATTGAAGTCAGGCATCTTTTTTACAACCTGCCTGCCCGCCGGAAGTTTCTGAAAACCATCCCCACCGAAATGGGGCATATCAGCGAAGCAGTCATCCGGCTTGCACTCGGCTTTCCACACGTAGGCATCTCGCTCAAACACAACGACCGCGATGTGTACGACATACCAGCCAACAGCCCGCTCAAGGAACGTATCACAAGATTCTTTGGCGAGGAAATTGGTGACAAGCTCATTGAAGTGAGTGCAGATCAGGGGCCGCTAAAGTTGTCAGGCTATATAGCGGAACCGAGCGTCAACCGGGGCAACAATCGGCTGCAGTATTTCTTTGTCAATGGCCGGTGTATTCGCGACCGTACCTTGGGCCATGCTCTGCAGGAAGGCATGCATGGCCTGTTGATGGTAGGCCGGTATGGCATCGGCTTCCTGTATCTGGAAATGCCACCTGACCAGGTCGATGTCAATGTGCATCCATCGAAGGCTGAGGTGCGCTTTCGCGATAACCAGGTGCTGCATCATCTGGTACGAACGGCGGTCCGCAAAGCCCTGCACGGCTTACCCTTGCATGGCAGCATGAGCCTGCCCACCGCAACACCATCCACGGCAGGTAACTGGCAACTGAAGCCGCCTCCAGCACCTGCACCAACATTGTTTCAGGAAACGCCTCGAGTTGCCCGGCCAACTCTGCCTGAATTGTCTCCACCGCCTCGCACCAGCGAAACAGCAGCACCCATTATTTCAACTACGCCTGCACCCATTGAAGCTGCGGAGCCGGCATACGATGGGCCTCGTGCTTTGCAGTTTCATAACAGCTACCTGGTGGTGCTGGAAGGCGATGGCATGCTGGTGATTGATCAGCACGCACTGCACGAACGCATTCTGTATGAACAACTGAAAACGCGCCTTCAGAACAACCAGTTGGAAATTCAGAAACTGCTGGTACCTGAACCGGTTGAGTTGATTCCCGAAAACTATTCGCTGGCATTGGCACATCAGCAGGCCTTACAACAACTAGGCCTCGAGATTCAGCCCTTTGGCGGAACCACGGTACTGGTCAGCAGTTATCCAGCGATGCTCAAGCGTTCACAGCCAGCAGCGATGTTGCGTATGGTCCTGGAGCATCTGACTGCTACGGGTGATATACCATCAGTAGAGCTCTTGATGGACAAACTCCTCTGCCTGATGGCTTGCCACGCTGCCATCAAAGCTGGGGACCGGTTGACCCCTGCTGAGATGGATGCCCTACTCGCTCAAAGGCATCTCTGCGCCGATTCCCATCACTGCCCGCACGGCAGACCGACTTCGCTGTTCTTCAGCAAGGCTGAGTTAGACAAACAGTTTGAACGGATTTGA
- a CDS encoding ComEC/Rec2 family competence protein: MVSSTYAPIAAPLLPVAGAVTLGILLERYFPLPSITLIALLVGLLASALWARLRHSPIMTLLLWCVAVALTACWYRVQYQWPAEAIGHHALMDRVPVKLRGVVAEDVEFHLPRRPELLSGQGTMGYSLFLLRVHELQLTDRWLPVTGIVRVTVEGELKKFSVGDGVEVLGSLLAFSPPVNPGGSDFRQRWFDQKIQAALLVKTVDGIHPHPASSRWSIASIMAKARSWVRQSLKTSLPAQQAGIAQALLCGEQAALSPDQFESFLHTGVYHVLAVSGQHLVILGAFVGLLLRLTGLDMRHRSVWLAVMVLFYVFLTGARPPVVRAAIMVLTWCMALWLRRKANPINSLAFAWIAVAVIQPADILNVGCQLSFLAVFVLMQMVSPLYRWVRENRSPLDQLAVELKPFWWRLLHACWEVIRWSLWASFIVWLCALPLVLAQFHLISPVAVILGPILIIPITVALISGFLLVLLQSIPLVSDVFAWLAETSLRFSDWCVALARELPYSFGYWPDVPNWWVAGFYLILIPALLWPGRERWWKWFATAATVWLLMLVMLTQPDITQDLRVTVLSVGHGTCVVMETPTGKCLVYDVGSLAGPEIALRHLSNYLWYRGRTKIDELFLSHADLDHFNALPDLLERFRIGQIRMTPTFGEKPDRGTRATLEQIQRKHVSLSTLRRGDILEDGELEIEVLHPPSKGPEGIENVRSMVLLVTYQGTRLLLTGDLEQEGLEQVMQSSIERVDVLVAPHHGSRVSNTSRFAAWCRPKLVISSETFPRGPKPDPYAPLGGTMWRTWIHGGVTVQMADEKIAARTHLTKQVWP; this comes from the coding sequence ATGGTGTCTTCGACATATGCCCCGATAGCAGCGCCGTTGTTGCCCGTTGCTGGTGCAGTCACTCTGGGTATTCTGCTGGAACGCTATTTCCCACTTCCTTCTATCACGCTGATTGCGCTGTTGGTAGGTTTGCTGGCAAGTGCACTATGGGCCAGGCTGCGACATTCGCCCATCATGACATTACTCCTCTGGTGCGTGGCAGTCGCTCTGACTGCGTGCTGGTATCGCGTTCAATATCAATGGCCTGCCGAAGCCATCGGTCACCATGCACTGATGGATCGTGTTCCGGTGAAATTGCGTGGAGTGGTTGCAGAAGATGTGGAATTCCATTTGCCCCGCCGACCGGAGTTGCTTTCGGGACAGGGCACGATGGGTTACAGCCTGTTCCTGCTGCGAGTGCATGAACTGCAATTAACGGATCGCTGGCTACCTGTTACCGGCATAGTTCGAGTGACGGTTGAGGGCGAACTCAAGAAATTTTCGGTGGGTGATGGAGTAGAAGTGCTGGGCAGCCTACTGGCATTTTCTCCACCAGTGAATCCGGGTGGATCGGATTTCAGGCAACGCTGGTTTGATCAGAAAATCCAGGCTGCATTGCTGGTCAAAACCGTTGATGGCATCCATCCTCACCCTGCATCATCCCGCTGGTCGATCGCATCCATAATGGCCAAGGCACGAAGCTGGGTCAGGCAGTCTTTGAAAACATCTCTGCCTGCACAACAGGCTGGCATCGCTCAAGCACTCCTGTGTGGCGAGCAGGCAGCGCTCAGTCCCGACCAGTTTGAAAGCTTCCTGCATACTGGTGTGTATCATGTACTGGCAGTCTCAGGTCAGCATCTAGTGATTCTCGGCGCCTTTGTCGGTTTGTTGCTCCGGTTGACAGGTCTGGACATGCGGCATCGATCCGTCTGGCTGGCAGTGATGGTGCTGTTCTATGTGTTCCTGACGGGTGCCCGGCCGCCTGTGGTGCGTGCCGCCATTATGGTACTCACCTGGTGCATGGCACTCTGGTTACGTCGAAAGGCTAACCCGATCAACAGCCTGGCTTTTGCCTGGATTGCAGTCGCTGTCATTCAGCCCGCTGATATTCTCAATGTGGGTTGTCAGCTATCGTTTCTGGCAGTGTTCGTGTTGATGCAGATGGTTTCTCCGCTTTATCGCTGGGTCAGGGAGAATCGTTCGCCACTGGATCAGTTGGCGGTGGAATTGAAACCATTCTGGTGGAGGCTCCTTCATGCATGCTGGGAAGTAATTCGCTGGTCACTGTGGGCCTCGTTTATCGTCTGGTTGTGCGCGCTGCCGTTGGTGCTGGCCCAGTTCCATCTCATATCGCCTGTTGCAGTCATACTTGGACCTATACTGATCATTCCCATCACGGTTGCGTTGATCAGCGGTTTTCTGTTGGTGCTGTTGCAGAGCATTCCTCTTGTTTCCGATGTATTTGCCTGGCTGGCCGAGACCTCGCTCCGGTTCAGTGACTGGTGTGTGGCGTTGGCGCGCGAACTGCCTTACAGCTTTGGCTACTGGCCTGATGTTCCGAACTGGTGGGTGGCAGGTTTCTATCTGATTCTGATTCCTGCCTTACTCTGGCCAGGTCGCGAACGATGGTGGAAGTGGTTTGCAACGGCGGCAACAGTTTGGTTGCTGATGTTGGTAATGCTCACCCAGCCTGACATAACACAGGATTTGCGGGTGACTGTACTCTCGGTGGGGCATGGCACCTGTGTCGTGATGGAAACGCCGACCGGCAAATGCCTGGTCTATGATGTAGGCTCGCTGGCTGGGCCTGAAATTGCCTTGCGTCATCTTTCGAATTATCTCTGGTATCGAGGCCGGACTAAGATCGATGAGCTGTTTCTTTCTCACGCTGATCTGGATCATTTCAATGCTTTGCCTGATTTGCTGGAGCGTTTTCGGATAGGTCAAATCCGGATGACACCCACTTTCGGAGAAAAGCCAGACCGAGGCACACGAGCCACCTTGGAACAGATTCAACGGAAACACGTATCGTTGAGTACCCTTCGACGGGGCGATATCCTCGAAGATGGAGAACTGGAAATAGAGGTGCTGCATCCACCTTCGAAAGGACCAGAAGGGATTGAAAATGTTCGCAGCATGGTATTACTGGTCACCTATCAAGGCACACGGTTGTTATTGACGGGCGACCTGGAGCAGGAAGGGCTGGAACAGGTGATGCAATCGTCTATTGAAAGGGTCGATGTGCTCGTTGCGCCGCATCATGGTTCGCGTGTTTCGAACACGAGCCGATTTGCAGCTTGGTGTAGGCCAAAACTCGTCATCAGTTCGGAGACATTTCCACGAGGTCCGAAGCCTGATCCCTATGCACCACTGGGAGGCACGATGTGGAGAACCTGGATACACGGCGGAGTGACTGTCCAAATGGCGGATGAAAAGATCGCAGCAAGAACGCATCTGACGAAGCAAGTTTGGCCTTAA
- a CDS encoding SMP-30/gluconolactonase/LRE family protein: MNRRSFLSLSVLAVTGSVAYSMTVTKDGTVVRHDARFDQLVPADASLEKLADGFDWAEGPVWQASENRLLFSDIPKNKVWQWSKKDGLASFLDHSGYTGTTPRGGERGCNGLAFNGAGKLLLCQHGDRRVARLNDDGKTFTTLADRYEGKRFNSPNDLVLHQNGDIYFTDPPYGLEKGPNDPARELNFCGVYRLDAKGKVTLLTKELTRPNGIGFAPDYKTLYVANSDPLKAYWMSFPVKEDGTLGEGKIFYDVTRQVPRMKGLPDGLKVDKQGNLFATGPGGVWVFTAQAELLGRIDPGCATANCGFGEDGSTLFLTADKSLYRIATSTKGLF; this comes from the coding sequence ATGAACCGTCGAAGTTTTCTCAGTCTCTCCGTCCTGGCAGTAACAGGAAGTGTTGCGTATTCCATGACAGTAACAAAAGATGGCACCGTCGTCAGGCACGATGCACGTTTCGATCAATTGGTGCCTGCTGATGCGAGTCTGGAAAAGCTGGCAGATGGTTTTGACTGGGCAGAAGGACCAGTCTGGCAGGCCAGTGAGAATCGGCTTCTCTTTTCCGACATCCCCAAGAACAAAGTCTGGCAATGGTCAAAAAAAGACGGCCTTGCTTCGTTTCTCGATCATAGTGGCTACACCGGCACAACGCCTCGCGGTGGTGAGCGAGGATGCAACGGACTTGCTTTCAACGGAGCAGGCAAACTGCTCCTCTGTCAGCATGGTGACCGTCGCGTTGCCCGGCTGAATGACGATGGCAAGACATTTACTACGCTGGCTGATCGCTATGAAGGTAAACGGTTCAACAGCCCCAACGATCTGGTGCTTCATCAGAATGGCGACATCTATTTCACCGATCCGCCTTATGGGTTGGAGAAGGGGCCGAACGATCCTGCCCGTGAGTTGAATTTCTGCGGCGTGTATCGCCTGGATGCGAAGGGTAAGGTTACCTTGTTGACCAAAGAATTAACCCGGCCCAACGGCATTGGCTTCGCGCCTGATTACAAAACGCTGTATGTTGCCAATTCCGATCCGCTGAAAGCCTATTGGATGAGCTTTCCTGTTAAAGAAGATGGCACGCTGGGAGAAGGCAAGATCTTTTACGATGTCACCAGGCAGGTTCCCCGCATGAAAGGGTTGCCCGATGGACTAAAAGTAGATAAGCAAGGCAACCTGTTTGCCACCGGGCCTGGGGGTGTCTGGGTCTTTACCGCCCAAGCGGAACTACTGGGAAGAATCGATCCGGGTTGTGCTACTGCCAATTGCGGGTTTGGCGAGGATGGAAGCACGCTGTTTCTCACTGCGGACAAATCGCTCTATCGAATTGCGACCAGCACCAAGGGCCTGTTCTGA
- a CDS encoding MarR family transcriptional regulator, with the protein MTATRNASMHRIRFDSLEQEAYLTLWRTYDRLKVFEEELFAQWDLTAQQYNVLRLLRAEHPTPVPTLSLVSKLISRAPDVTRMLDKLEHRQLITRSKSQNDRRSVMINITTAGLQLLESIHEPLSACHEKQLGHLSDAELKTLVQLLHLVRQPHETNQGPWNTNRRSST; encoded by the coding sequence ATGACAGCTACCCGAAATGCCTCCATGCATCGGATTCGGTTCGATTCACTCGAACAGGAAGCCTATTTAACGCTCTGGCGTACCTACGACCGTTTGAAAGTTTTTGAAGAAGAACTCTTTGCCCAATGGGATTTAACAGCTCAGCAATACAACGTCCTGAGGCTGTTGCGGGCAGAACATCCAACGCCTGTTCCCACGCTCAGCCTGGTCAGCAAACTGATATCCCGCGCACCCGATGTCACCCGTATGCTTGATAAACTCGAACACAGGCAACTGATCACGCGCAGCAAAAGCCAGAATGATCGCCGTTCTGTCATGATCAACATTACTACAGCAGGCCTGCAGCTTCTCGAATCGATTCACGAACCACTTTCCGCCTGTCATGAGAAACAGTTAGGGCACTTGTCGGATGCAGAACTCAAAACCCTGGTGCAACTGCTGCACCTGGTCAGGCAGCCACATGAAACAAACCAGGGGCCCTGGAATACCAACCGCAGGAGTTCAACATGA
- a CDS encoding tryptophan 7-halogenase, producing MKQYDVIVIGGGPSGSASATLLAQKGYTVALFEREHFPRFHIGESLIPFTFHVIKELGLLPKMKSSHFTKKHSVQFVSENGRLSEPFYFADYDPHERSQTWQVRRSEFDHLLLNNAREKGVAVHEGARVIEVVFEGSRATGIRVKINDEPEQFVAAKVVIDASGQSTLIMDRMNLRKWDPVLKKAALWTYWKNAYRDTGRDEGPTMVMQTKGKKGWFWYIPLHDDIVSVGVVAGYDYLFQNRTKDMEALYFEEVERCPGLQPRLKDATRCDIFRAQKEYSYVASQAAGDGWVLVGDALGFLDPLYSSGVLLALTSAKMATDTIHQAIQKNDLSETMLRSWEKEYFKGMERMRNLVCAFYDGLNFGKLVRKNPDKKGLITDVLIGNLFKDELDELWPLVDEQLQEQRIAEAQAHVIAS from the coding sequence ATGAAACAGTATGATGTTATCGTTATTGGGGGTGGACCTTCCGGCAGCGCCTCAGCAACCCTACTGGCCCAGAAAGGGTACACAGTAGCATTGTTCGAACGAGAACACTTTCCCCGCTTTCACATCGGTGAATCACTGATCCCCTTCACGTTTCATGTCATCAAGGAACTGGGGCTGCTTCCCAAGATGAAGTCGAGCCACTTCACTAAGAAGCACAGCGTGCAGTTTGTTTCTGAAAACGGCAGACTCTCGGAACCATTCTACTTTGCTGACTATGATCCACACGAACGGTCGCAGACCTGGCAGGTCAGACGCAGCGAGTTTGACCATCTGCTGCTGAACAATGCACGTGAAAAAGGCGTGGCTGTGCATGAAGGAGCACGGGTTATCGAAGTGGTGTTTGAAGGTAGTCGCGCCACCGGAATTCGCGTTAAGATCAATGACGAGCCTGAACAGTTTGTCGCTGCTAAAGTGGTCATTGATGCCAGTGGCCAATCAACCTTGATCATGGACCGAATGAATCTCCGTAAGTGGGACCCGGTGCTCAAGAAGGCTGCGCTCTGGACCTACTGGAAGAATGCTTACCGCGATACAGGACGCGATGAAGGTCCTACCATGGTCATGCAGACCAAAGGCAAAAAAGGATGGTTCTGGTACATACCCCTGCACGATGACATTGTCAGCGTCGGGGTGGTAGCTGGTTACGATTACCTGTTTCAGAATCGTACGAAAGACATGGAAGCACTCTACTTTGAAGAAGTGGAGCGTTGCCCAGGCTTGCAACCTCGTCTGAAAGACGCCACCCGCTGCGACATCTTCCGTGCCCAGAAGGAGTATTCCTATGTAGCATCCCAAGCCGCAGGTGATGGCTGGGTCCTGGTGGGCGATGCCCTGGGATTCCTCGATCCACTTTACTCTTCCGGAGTGCTGCTGGCACTCACTTCCGCCAAGATGGCCACTGACACGATTCACCAGGCAATTCAGAAGAATGATCTCAGCGAAACCATGCTGCGTAGCTGGGAGAAGGAGTACTTCAAAGGCATGGAACGAATGCGCAACCTGGTCTGTGCCTTTTACGACGGACTCAACTTCGGCAAACTGGTCCGCAAAAATCCCGATAAAAAAGGCCTGATTACTGATGTGCTGATCGGCAACCTGTTCAAGGATGAACTCGATGAACTCTGGCCTCTGGTCGATGAACAACTGCAGGAGCAGCGCATCGCGGAAGCCCAGGCACATGTGATTGCATCATAA